The Methylomagnum ishizawai genome has a window encoding:
- a CDS encoding TerC family protein: MDIFNVDISSPEIWFSFIALAFMEIVLGIDNILFISILVAKLPVARQFSARVVGLGFALVLRVLFLMGVVWLTRLVEPVAEVAGMTFSWRDLILLAGGVFLIGKATTEIHGTVESREADSKTAPARLFGLVIVQIVLLDLVFSIDSVLTAIGMSDVLGVMVAAVFLSILVMLVASGPLSRFIERHPTTKMLALAFLLMIGIALVADGLGFHIPRGYLYFAIVFSAFVEFLNLLRGQRRKPGKNPPALQERRGG, encoded by the coding sequence ATGGACATTTTCAATGTAGATATATCGTCCCCCGAAATCTGGTTTTCTTTCATTGCCCTCGCGTTCATGGAAATCGTGCTGGGCATCGACAATATCCTATTCATTTCCATCCTGGTGGCCAAACTCCCGGTCGCCCGGCAGTTTTCCGCTCGCGTGGTTGGCCTGGGCTTCGCGCTGGTGCTACGGGTGCTGTTCTTGATGGGGGTGGTCTGGCTGACCCGTTTGGTGGAGCCGGTGGCCGAGGTCGCCGGGATGACGTTCTCCTGGCGCGATCTGATCCTGCTCGCGGGCGGTGTCTTCCTGATCGGCAAGGCCACCACCGAAATCCATGGCACCGTCGAAAGCCGGGAAGCGGACTCCAAGACCGCGCCTGCCCGGCTGTTCGGTCTGGTGATTGTCCAGATCGTATTGCTCGACCTGGTTTTTTCGATTGATTCGGTGTTGACCGCCATCGGTATGAGCGACGTCCTCGGGGTGATGGTGGCCGCGGTGTTCTTGTCCATCCTTGTGATGTTGGTGGCTTCGGGGCCGCTGTCGAGATTTATCGAACGGCATCCGACGACCAAGATGTTGGCGCTCGCCTTTTTGCTGATGATCGGCATCGCCTTGGTTGCCGATGGGCTCGGATTCCACATCCCTCGTGGATATCTTTATTTCGCGATAGTCTTTTCGGCGTTCGTCGAGTTCCTGAACTTGCTGCGCGGGCAACGGCGGAAACCCGGAAAAAACCCACCGGCCCTCCAGGAAAGGCGGGGTGGGTAA
- the mfd gene encoding transcription-repair coupling factor: MNPAPPTTPLTPTTPASTQDAGGPALWRNLLGCADALALAQAVLREKRLFLVATEDTQTAVRLEHEIAFFLGGAAPVLHFPDWEILPYDIFSPLPEIVSERLKTLAALARAGQGVLLTPVATLMQRLTPRSHVLGNTFVLKPGHRLSLEETRQRLESVGYQCVSQVLQHGEFAVRGAILDLFPMGSGVPYRIELFDEEVESIRTFDVETQRSAQKVGEINLFPAREFPFDETAITRFRKAFRLHFPDASSNNPLYLDVSKGIAPGGIEYYLPLFVDTTETLFDYLPKGAVVVLRGAARAAASAFHAETEARYRQRSGHIDKPPLPPAALFLDPETLEQRLSAYPRIEIDPADSDAEGTVYACKPLPPLALDPKQKQPAAALSAFIAELRGRVLFVAETAGHREALLEQLGKTGLRPKVVESWREFLDRPEGPCLVIAPMDHGLWLEEPPLAIVTETQLSGEKVQQRRRRRRAGGHKLDQILRNLEELDVGSPVVHQDHGVGRYLGLAKLTVGGIDTEFLALEYAGGDKLYVPVSSLHLIGRYSGADPDAAPLHKLGGEQWRKARRKALERVRDVAAELLDIHAKRAARLGFGHQTQTEEYLAFAAAFPFEETPDQESAILDCLGDMASPRPMDRVVCGDVGFGKTEVAMRAAFVAVQNGKQVAVLVPTTLLAQQHYQNFRDRFADWPIRVETVSRFVGKKQQDQALKELAEGKLDILIGTHKVLQKDVKFKDLGLVIVDEEHRFGVTQKEHFKKLRSEVDFLALTATPIPRTLNLAMSGLRDISLIATPPPNRHAIKTFVSEWDDALVQEALLREIKRGGQAYFLHNKIETMDKMARELAKLVPIARIRTAHGQMPERELEAIMLDFYHQRFNVLICTTIIESGIDVPSANTIVINRADTLGLAQLHQIRGRVGRSHHRAYAYLMVPSKALMTADAIKRLEAIEASGELGAGFMLSSHDLEIRGAGELLGDEQSGQIQEIGLTMYTEMLERAVAALQSGRQPDLDLLPHEAGPEIDLQAPALIPDDYLWDAHTRLVLYKRIANARDDAGLRALQVEMIDRFGLLPPQTKVLFAITALKLKAERLGIRKIEAGPTGGRILFHPNPPIDPLKVIRLIQTQPKVYKLDGPDKLRFTASFDGPEAKLGFVEKLVGELAG, translated from the coding sequence ATGAACCCAGCCCCACCCACCACTCCTTTGACTCCCACGACCCCAGCCTCCACCCAGGACGCGGGCGGTCCGGCCCTTTGGCGGAACCTTTTAGGCTGTGCCGACGCGCTGGCCTTGGCCCAGGCGGTTTTGCGGGAAAAGCGGCTGTTCCTGGTGGCCACCGAGGACACCCAAACGGCGGTGCGCCTGGAACACGAGATCGCCTTCTTCCTGGGCGGGGCGGCCCCGGTGCTGCATTTCCCGGATTGGGAAATCCTGCCCTACGATATTTTTTCGCCGCTGCCCGAGATCGTATCGGAGCGGCTCAAGACCCTGGCCGCGCTGGCGCGGGCCGGACAGGGCGTGTTGCTCACTCCCGTGGCGACGCTGATGCAACGCTTGACGCCGCGCAGCCACGTCCTGGGCAATACCTTCGTCCTGAAACCGGGCCACCGCCTGAGCCTCGAAGAAACCCGCCAACGCCTGGAAAGCGTCGGCTATCAATGCGTGTCGCAAGTGTTGCAGCATGGGGAATTCGCGGTGCGCGGGGCCATCCTCGACCTGTTCCCGATGGGGAGCGGGGTGCCCTACCGCATCGAACTGTTCGACGAGGAAGTGGAATCGATCCGCACCTTCGATGTGGAAACCCAGCGCTCGGCGCAGAAGGTCGGCGAGATCAACCTGTTCCCGGCACGGGAATTCCCCTTCGACGAGACCGCCATCACGCGCTTCCGCAAGGCGTTCCGCCTCCACTTCCCGGACGCCTCGTCCAACAACCCGCTGTATCTGGATGTCAGCAAGGGCATCGCGCCGGGCGGGATCGAGTATTACCTGCCGCTGTTCGTGGACACCACGGAAACCCTGTTCGATTACCTGCCCAAGGGCGCGGTGGTGGTACTGCGCGGGGCGGCACGGGCCGCCGCCAGCGCCTTCCATGCCGAAACCGAAGCGCGTTACCGCCAGCGTTCCGGCCATATCGACAAGCCGCCGCTGCCGCCCGCGGCGCTATTCCTGGACCCCGAAACGCTGGAACAACGGCTCTCGGCCTATCCCCGGATCGAAATCGACCCGGCGGATTCGGATGCCGAAGGCACGGTCTACGCCTGCAAGCCGCTACCCCCGCTCGCCCTCGACCCCAAGCAAAAGCAACCCGCCGCCGCCCTCTCCGCCTTCATCGCCGAACTGCGGGGCCGGGTGTTGTTCGTGGCCGAGACCGCCGGCCACCGCGAGGCTTTGCTGGAACAACTCGGCAAGACCGGGCTGCGGCCCAAGGTGGTGGAAAGCTGGCGGGAATTCCTCGACCGGCCCGAAGGTCCCTGCCTGGTCATCGCGCCGATGGACCACGGGTTATGGTTGGAGGAACCGCCGCTCGCCATCGTCACCGAAACCCAGCTGTCCGGCGAAAAGGTCCAGCAGCGCCGCCGCCGCCGCCGCGCCGGGGGCCATAAGCTCGACCAAATCCTCCGCAACCTGGAAGAACTGGATGTCGGCTCCCCGGTCGTGCATCAGGACCACGGCGTGGGCCGCTACCTGGGACTGGCCAAGCTCACCGTGGGCGGTATCGACACCGAATTCCTGGCCCTGGAATACGCGGGCGGCGACAAACTCTACGTGCCGGTGTCCTCGCTGCATTTGATCGGCCGCTACAGCGGGGCCGACCCGGACGCGGCCCCCCTCCACAAACTCGGCGGCGAACAATGGCGCAAAGCCCGCCGCAAAGCCCTGGAACGGGTGCGCGACGTGGCGGCGGAATTGCTCGACATCCACGCCAAACGCGCCGCCCGGCTCGGCTTCGGCCATCAAACCCAGACCGAGGAATATCTGGCCTTCGCCGCCGCCTTCCCGTTCGAGGAAACCCCGGACCAGGAAAGCGCCATCCTCGATTGCCTGGGCGACATGGCCTCGCCCCGGCCCATGGACCGGGTGGTGTGCGGCGACGTGGGGTTCGGCAAGACCGAGGTGGCGATGCGGGCCGCCTTCGTGGCGGTGCAGAACGGCAAGCAGGTGGCGGTGCTGGTGCCGACCACGCTCCTGGCCCAGCAGCATTATCAGAACTTCCGCGACCGCTTCGCCGACTGGCCGATCCGGGTCGAGACCGTGTCGCGCTTCGTCGGCAAGAAGCAGCAGGACCAGGCGCTGAAGGAATTGGCCGAGGGCAAGCTCGATATCCTCATCGGCACCCACAAGGTGTTGCAGAAGGATGTGAAGTTCAAGGATTTGGGGCTGGTGATCGTGGACGAGGAACACCGTTTCGGCGTGACCCAGAAGGAGCATTTCAAAAAGCTCAGGAGCGAGGTGGATTTCCTGGCCCTGACCGCGACCCCGATCCCGCGCACCTTGAACCTCGCCATGTCGGGGCTACGGGATATTTCCCTCATCGCCACCCCGCCGCCCAACCGCCATGCCATCAAGACCTTCGTCAGCGAATGGGACGACGCCTTGGTGCAAGAGGCTTTGCTGCGCGAGATCAAGCGCGGCGGCCAAGCCTATTTCCTCCATAACAAGATCGAGACCATGGACAAGATGGCGCGGGAATTGGCGAAACTGGTGCCCATCGCCCGCATCCGCACCGCCCACGGCCAGATGCCGGAACGCGAACTCGAAGCCATCATGCTGGATTTCTACCACCAGCGCTTCAACGTGCTGATTTGCACCACCATCATCGAAAGCGGCATCGACGTGCCCAGCGCCAACACCATCGTCATCAACCGCGCCGACACCCTGGGCCTGGCGCAATTGCACCAGATCCGGGGCCGGGTCGGGCGCTCGCACCACCGGGCCTATGCCTATCTGATGGTGCCGTCCAAGGCGCTGATGACCGCCGACGCCATCAAGCGCCTGGAAGCCATCGAGGCCAGCGGCGAACTGGGCGCGGGTTTCATGCTGTCCTCGCACGATCTCGAAATCCGCGGCGCGGGCGAATTGCTGGGCGACGAGCAGAGCGGGCAAATCCAGGAAATCGGCCTGACGATGTATACCGAAATGCTGGAGCGGGCGGTGGCAGCGCTCCAATCCGGGCGGCAACCCGACCTCGACCTGCTCCCGCACGAAGCCGGCCCCGAGATCGATCTGCAAGCCCCGGCCCTGATCCCCGACGATTACCTGTGGGACGCCCACACCCGCTTGGTGCTGTACAAGCGCATCGCCAACGCCCGCGACGACGCAGGACTCCGGGCGCTGCAAGTGGAGATGATCGACCGCTTCGGCCTATTGCCGCCGCAGACCAAGGTGCTGTTCGCCATCACCGCGCTCAAACTCAAGGCGGAGAGGCTGGGTATCCGCAAGATCGAGGCGGGACCGACCGGCGGGCGGATTCTGTTCCATCCGAATCCGCCCATCGATCCGCTCAAAGTGATCCGCCTGATCCAAACCCAACCCAAGGTCTACAAGTTGGACGGGCCGGACAAACTGCGTTTCACGGCTAGCTTCGACGGACCGGAGGCGAAACTTGGATTCGTGGAGAAATTGGTGGGGGAATTGGCGGGATAA
- a CDS encoding H-NS family nucleoid-associated regulatory protein, translating into MKSNFAEFSESELASMIDNAQKALREKHDNKRKEVVTKIKELATSIGVNVDITEITKPVGRKGSKVPVKYQNPQNLSQKWTGRGMKPKWLQALLEEGRDIKEFELGA; encoded by the coding sequence ATGAAGAGCAACTTTGCCGAGTTTTCCGAATCCGAGTTGGCCAGCATGATCGACAATGCCCAGAAAGCGCTCAGGGAGAAACACGATAATAAGCGCAAGGAAGTTGTCACCAAGATCAAGGAGTTAGCGACTTCCATCGGCGTGAACGTGGATATCACCGAAATCACCAAGCCGGTGGGCAGAAAAGGTAGCAAGGTTCCGGTGAAATATCAGAATCCCCAGAACCTTTCCCAGAAGTGGACCGGGCGCGGCATGAAGCCCAAGTGGCTGCAAGCCCTGCTCGAAGAAGGCCGCGACATCAAGGAATTCGAACTCGGCGCTTGA
- a CDS encoding carbon-nitrogen hydrolase: MHATLKLGFVQQACGDADPARNLETSLQGIREAAAQGAELVLLPELHLGPYFCQTEDCARFDLAEPIPGPTTGHLAALALELGVVIVASLFEKRAPGLYHNTAVVLERDGSLAGKYRKMHIPDDPGYYEKFYFTPGDLGFAPIRTSVGKLGVLVCWDQWYPEAARLMALAGADLLLYPTAIGWNPDDPEAERQRQLEAWVTVQRGHAVANGLPVVACNRIGHEADPSGHSPGIHFWGNSFAAGPQGEFLCRADAQDSRVLIVDIDRRRSEEVRRIWPFLRDRRIDEYGGLTRRFLD; this comes from the coding sequence ATGCACGCCACCCTCAAACTGGGATTCGTCCAACAAGCCTGCGGCGACGCCGACCCCGCCCGCAACCTGGAAACCTCCCTCCAGGGTATCCGCGAAGCCGCCGCGCAAGGCGCGGAATTGGTATTGTTGCCGGAATTGCACCTCGGTCCTTATTTCTGCCAAACCGAGGATTGCGCCCGCTTCGACCTGGCCGAACCCATCCCCGGCCCCACCACCGGCCACCTCGCCGCGCTGGCCCTGGAACTCGGCGTGGTCATCGTCGCCTCGCTGTTCGAGAAACGCGCCCCCGGCCTCTACCACAACACCGCCGTGGTGCTGGAACGCGATGGCAGTTTGGCCGGCAAATACCGCAAGATGCACATCCCGGACGATCCGGGCTATTACGAAAAGTTCTATTTCACCCCCGGCGACCTGGGCTTCGCGCCGATCCGCACCTCGGTGGGCAAGTTGGGCGTCCTAGTGTGCTGGGACCAGTGGTACCCGGAAGCGGCGCGGTTGATGGCCCTGGCCGGGGCCGACCTCCTGCTCTACCCCACCGCCATCGGCTGGAACCCGGACGACCCCGAGGCCGAGCGCCAACGCCAGTTGGAAGCCTGGGTCACGGTGCAGCGCGGCCACGCGGTCGCCAACGGCCTGCCGGTGGTGGCCTGCAACCGCATCGGCCACGAAGCCGACCCCAGCGGACACAGCCCCGGCATCCACTTCTGGGGCAATAGCTTCGCGGCGGGTCCGCAGGGCGAATTCCTGTGCCGGGCCGACGCCCAGGACAGCCGGGTGCTGATCGTGGATATCGACCGCCGCCGTTCCGAGGAGGTGCGGCGCATCTGGCCCTTCCTGCGCGACCGCCGGATCGACGAATACGGCGGCCTGACCCGGCGCTTCCTGGATTGA
- a CDS encoding agmatine deiminase family protein has protein sequence MPTATLIPEWAEQAATLIAWPYPESDFQPWLAAVEQTYAHIGAEIARRETLIVACHDEAHRAHIAAALAGRGVDTGRVRYAILPYEDVWVRDTAPLSVAAPEGGRKLLDFRFNGWGGKYGHGADAALARNLHATGLLGNIPLTGVDFVLEGGSVESDGLGTLLTTTRCLLNPNRNPSLDPAQIEARLREYLGAEKVLWLEHGHAEGDDTDAHIDTLARLCAPDTLAYTAVENPADPLYPEFQKMAAQLATFTTHSGTAYRLVPLPIPQPIHSEAGDRLPATYANFLIINGAVLVPTYNDPADAIALERLAGCFPGRDVVGIDCVPLIRQYGSLHCMTMQFPL, from the coding sequence ATGCCCACCGCCACCCTGATCCCCGAATGGGCCGAGCAAGCGGCCACCCTCATCGCCTGGCCCTACCCGGAAAGCGACTTCCAACCCTGGTTGGCCGCCGTGGAACAAACCTACGCCCATATCGGCGCGGAAATCGCCCGGCGGGAAACCTTGATCGTCGCCTGCCACGACGAGGCCCACCGCGCCCATATCGCCGCCGCGCTGGCCGGACGGGGCGTCGATACCGGGCGGGTCCGCTACGCGATACTGCCCTATGAAGATGTATGGGTACGGGATACCGCGCCGCTTTCGGTCGCGGCCCCGGAAGGCGGACGGAAACTCCTGGATTTCCGCTTCAACGGCTGGGGCGGCAAATACGGACATGGCGCCGACGCGGCCCTGGCGCGGAACCTCCATGCCACGGGACTGCTGGGCAATATACCCTTGACCGGCGTGGATTTCGTGCTGGAGGGCGGCAGCGTCGAATCCGACGGGCTGGGTACGCTGTTAACCACTACCCGCTGCTTGTTGAACCCCAACCGCAACCCCTCCCTGGACCCAGCCCAAATCGAGGCCCGGCTGCGGGAGTATCTCGGCGCGGAAAAGGTGTTATGGCTGGAACACGGCCACGCCGAAGGCGACGACACCGACGCCCATATCGACACCCTGGCCCGGCTCTGCGCGCCCGATACCCTCGCCTATACCGCCGTCGAAAACCCGGCGGACCCCCTATATCCCGAGTTCCAGAAGATGGCGGCGCAACTCGCGACTTTCACCACGCATTCCGGGACCGCCTACCGCCTGGTGCCGCTGCCCATACCCCAACCGATCCATAGCGAAGCGGGCGACCGCCTACCCGCCACCTATGCCAATTTCCTGATTATCAACGGCGCGGTCCTGGTGCCCACCTATAACGACCCCGCCGACGCCATCGCGCTGGAACGGCTGGCCGGTTGTTTCCCCGGCCGGGATGTGGTCGGCATCGATTGCGTGCCCTTGATCCGCCAATACGGCAGCCTGCACTGCATGACCATGCAATTCCCGCTCTAA
- a CDS encoding chorismate mutase, with protein sequence MNTRSLGTCLLATPLLLAACAAPKPPALPTASPPAAQSCADSIAAALGRRFALMPQVAAAKRREGVALTDPAQETKVLRQARADATRQGLSAAAAERLFAVLIDLSKAVQAQTPDGDATGPDLATLRRAVAAAGGSLLPEIHRCAPLLAGHPDTMAAALRRDLGPWLDAGQIGALLDALPPRAFPPR encoded by the coding sequence ATGAACACCCGATCCCTTGGCACCTGCCTCCTCGCCACCCCCCTCCTGCTCGCGGCCTGCGCCGCCCCGAAACCGCCGGCCCTCCCCACCGCCTCCCCGCCCGCGGCACAATCCTGCGCGGACTCCATCGCGGCGGCCCTGGGCCGGCGTTTCGCCCTGATGCCCCAGGTCGCCGCCGCCAAGCGCCGCGAGGGCGTAGCGCTCACGGACCCGGCACAGGAAACCAAGGTCTTGCGGCAGGCGCGGGCCGACGCCACCCGGCAAGGACTGTCCGCGGCGGCGGCGGAACGGCTGTTCGCCGTGTTGATCGACCTGTCCAAAGCGGTACAGGCCCAAACGCCCGACGGCGATGCCACCGGGCCGGACCTCGCCACCCTGCGCCGGGCCGTGGCGGCGGCGGGCGGCAGCTTGCTGCCCGAAATCCACCGTTGCGCCCCGCTGCTGGCCGGCCATCCCGATACGATGGCGGCGGCGCTGCGGCGCGATCTCGGCCCTTGGTTGGATGCCGGGCAAATCGGGGCGCTGCTGGACGCGCTACCGCCACGGGCGTTCCCACCGCGCTGA
- a CDS encoding FkbM family methyltransferase has protein sequence MENLKENKDDVASAELYNPAFLKSLSLNVKTVIDVGVRFGTPPLYKAFPDADFILVDPQKEAEKILKVAPKKYVFKNVALGANRGTLILNEASGRSSILERTELTSGQIKARYTVDVITFDDLIDEFNPEGPFGLKIDTEGFEIEVLKGIKKHSKEIKFIICEASIKNRFVNGYRFSELIATLAANGFELFSVLNIPKRVSRFYDCLFLQRDHPLFDGKRENAQD, from the coding sequence ATGGAAAATCTCAAAGAGAATAAAGACGACGTCGCCAGTGCCGAGCTTTATAATCCGGCTTTTCTTAAAAGCCTCTCGCTCAATGTCAAAACGGTGATCGATGTGGGGGTCCGTTTTGGCACGCCTCCGCTTTATAAAGCCTTCCCCGACGCGGATTTTATTCTTGTAGACCCCCAAAAAGAGGCGGAAAAGATTCTGAAGGTCGCACCCAAAAAATATGTTTTCAAAAACGTCGCCCTGGGCGCGAACCGGGGCACTTTGATACTCAACGAAGCCAGCGGACGCTCCTCCATCCTCGAAAGGACCGAACTCACATCAGGGCAGATAAAAGCGCGCTATACCGTGGACGTCATAACATTCGACGATCTTATAGACGAGTTCAATCCCGAAGGCCCGTTTGGGCTGAAAATCGACACGGAAGGATTCGAGATCGAAGTATTGAAAGGCATTAAAAAACACTCGAAAGAAATAAAATTCATAATATGCGAAGCCAGCATCAAAAACAGATTTGTAAACGGCTATCGATTTAGCGAACTCATAGCCACGCTTGCCGCGAATGGCTTTGAGCTTTTTTCGGTGTTGAATATACCGAAAAGGGTATCCAGGTTTTACGATTGCTTGTTCCTCCAGCGCGACCACCCGCTGTTCGATGGCAAGCGAGAGAACGCGCAGGATTGA
- a CDS encoding superoxide dismutase family protein, whose translation MRLSLLLTAGLVLATTGAGAAPLVFELHKIDPQGVGASLGTVTAADGPAGLVLTPDLKGLPPGPHGFHVHESPACGPGEKDGKPAAGLAAGSHYDPAKTGQHLGPEGAGHLGDLPLLTVAADGGTQTAVTAKRLHVADLAGRALVIHAEADNYADQPGGGRIACGVAK comes from the coding sequence ATGCGTTTATCCCTGTTATTGACGGCGGGGCTGGTCCTCGCCACGACCGGCGCCGGGGCCGCGCCCTTGGTTTTCGAGTTGCACAAGATCGACCCGCAAGGCGTGGGCGCAAGCTTGGGCACCGTCACCGCCGCGGACGGCCCGGCGGGCCTGGTGCTGACCCCCGACCTCAAAGGCTTGCCGCCGGGGCCGCACGGTTTCCATGTCCACGAAAGCCCGGCCTGCGGTCCGGGCGAAAAGGACGGCAAACCCGCCGCCGGACTGGCCGCCGGCAGCCACTACGATCCCGCCAAGACCGGACAGCATCTCGGACCGGAAGGCGCGGGGCATCTGGGCGACTTGCCCCTACTGACGGTGGCGGCGGATGGCGGCACCCAGACGGCGGTCACGGCCAAGCGGTTGCATGTCGCCGACTTGGCGGGCCGGGCCTTGGTGATCCATGCCGAGGCCGACAACTACGCCGACCAGCCGGGGGGCGGGCGGATCGCCTGTGGCGTGGCGAAATAA
- the epmB gene encoding EF-P beta-lysylation protein EpmB: MYPSWQAELADSFTQPRTLLQSLALDPADFPGLDAAALDFPFRVTRCYAARMEPGNPDDPLLRQVLPLGAELREYPGFLADPVGDLAAVAAPGLLHKYRGRVLLIATGACAIHCRYCFRRGFPYEDNLLGRSREQAALDHIARDASIREVILSGGDPLVLNDERLERLVAALEAIPQVQRLRLHSRLPVVLPSRVTEALLRRLADSRLRVVLVIHANHAREFDGAVGAALSALRGAGATLLNQAVLLRGINDAADTLAELGETLFAHGVLPYYLHLLDRARGTAHFEVDEARATALLRELRASLPGYLVPKLVREVEGEAFKRPVA; encoded by the coding sequence ATGTATCCCTCCTGGCAGGCCGAACTGGCCGATTCCTTCACCCAGCCCCGAACCCTGCTCCAATCCCTCGCGCTCGACCCCGCCGACTTCCCCGGATTGGACGCCGCCGCCCTGGATTTCCCGTTCCGCGTGACCCGCTGCTATGCCGCCCGCATGGAGCCCGGCAACCCGGACGACCCCCTCTTGCGGCAGGTGTTGCCGCTGGGCGCGGAACTCCGGGAATACCCCGGTTTCCTGGCCGATCCGGTGGGGGATTTGGCGGCGGTGGCGGCCCCCGGCCTGTTGCACAAATACCGGGGCCGGGTCTTGCTGATCGCGACCGGAGCTTGCGCCATCCATTGCCGCTATTGCTTCCGCCGCGGCTTCCCCTATGAAGACAACCTCTTGGGCCGGAGCCGCGAGCAGGCGGCCCTGGATCATATCGCCAGGGACGCCAGCATCCGCGAAGTCATCCTTAGCGGCGGCGATCCCTTGGTGTTGAACGATGAACGCTTGGAACGGCTGGTCGCGGCGCTGGAAGCCATTCCCCAGGTGCAACGGCTGCGGCTACACAGCCGCTTGCCGGTGGTGCTGCCGAGCCGGGTGACGGAGGCTTTGCTGCGCCGCCTCGCGGACAGCCGTTTGCGGGTGGTCTTGGTGATCCACGCCAACCATGCGCGGGAATTCGATGGCGCGGTCGGGGCGGCGCTATCGGCCCTGCGCGGCGCGGGCGCGACCCTGCTCAACCAGGCCGTGTTGTTGCGCGGCATCAACGACGCCGCCGACACCCTGGCCGAACTCGGCGAAACCCTGTTCGCCCACGGCGTCCTGCCTTATTACCTACACCTTTTGGACCGGGCGCGGGGCACGGCGCATTTCGAGGTGGACGAGGCGCGGGCCACGGCCTTGCTGCGGGAATTGCGGGCGTCGCTACCCGGTTATCTGGTGCCGAAACTGGTGCGGGAAGTCGAGGGCGAGGCGTTCAAGCGGCCCGTCGCCTGA
- the efp gene encoding elongation factor P — MATVSTNEFKGGLKIMLDGDPYNMLENEFVKPGKGQAFNRVKLRNLKTGRVLERTFKSGDTFETADVVDTDMQYLYNDGERWHFMVVETFEQYEADAAAVADAAKWLKEQDVCQVTLYNNSPIGVIPPNFVELKIVETDPGVRGDTSGGGGKPATLETGAVVRVPLFIQTDEVIKVDTRKGEYVSRVGK; from the coding sequence ATGGCGACAGTCAGCACCAACGAATTCAAGGGCGGTTTGAAGATCATGCTCGACGGCGACCCGTACAACATGCTCGAGAACGAATTCGTCAAGCCCGGCAAGGGCCAGGCGTTCAACCGCGTGAAGCTCCGCAACCTCAAGACCGGCCGCGTCCTGGAGCGCACCTTCAAGTCCGGCGACACCTTCGAGACCGCCGACGTGGTCGATACCGACATGCAGTACCTCTACAACGACGGAGAGCGCTGGCATTTCATGGTGGTCGAGACCTTCGAGCAGTACGAGGCCGACGCCGCCGCCGTGGCCGATGCCGCCAAATGGCTGAAGGAACAGGATGTTTGCCAAGTCACCCTGTACAACAACTCGCCCATCGGCGTGATCCCGCCCAATTTCGTGGAACTCAAGATCGTCGAGACCGATCCGGGCGTGCGGGGCGACACCTCCGGCGGCGGCGGCAAGCCCGCCACCCTGGAAACCGGGGCCGTGGTGCGCGTGCCCCTGTTCATCCAGACCGACGAAGTCATCAAGGTCGATACCCGCAAGGGAGAATACGTGTCCCGCGTCGGCAAATAA